In a single window of the Cupriavidus basilensis genome:
- a CDS encoding carotenoid oxygenase family protein yields MSQPFPSTPYLSGNFAPILMECDAPDLPVLGELPRALRGTLYRNGPNPQYAPRDAHYHWFIGDGMVHAFHMEDGRVRYRNRWVRTNKFQREQAAGQALFGSWGNPATTDPSVLGQNGGVANTNILSHAGRLLALEEADLPVELDAQTLATRGDVDYGGKLTGAMTAHPKVDPVTGEMVFFAYSTDGPFTPGMRYGVVDRNGQLQRLEHFEAPFPSMVHDFLVTQKHVLFPILPLAGSMERAMRGEPAYVWEPQKGSHIGIMPRNGGTAQMRWFRGEACYVFHVMNAWDAGNKVIADVMQYESSPIFNPDGNGTGARLCRWTFDMAGKSDTFTREYLDDTAGEFPRFDERFSTLPYHHGYYAFRQYESSVRGSYDSLAHLDLRSGKRATYQLPEGDAFSEPVFVPRAADSAEGDGWLLATVYRGAQARSDLVVLDASAVADGPVATVQLSHRVPFGFHGNWCGAD; encoded by the coding sequence ATGAGCCAGCCGTTCCCGTCCACGCCCTATCTCAGCGGCAACTTCGCCCCCATCCTGATGGAATGCGATGCGCCCGACCTGCCGGTACTTGGCGAGCTGCCGCGCGCGCTGCGCGGCACGCTCTACCGCAACGGGCCAAACCCGCAGTACGCCCCGCGCGATGCGCATTACCACTGGTTCATCGGCGATGGCATGGTGCACGCCTTCCACATGGAAGACGGCCGCGTGCGCTACCGCAACCGCTGGGTACGCACCAACAAGTTCCAGCGCGAGCAGGCCGCGGGGCAGGCGCTGTTCGGCAGCTGGGGCAACCCGGCCACCACCGATCCGTCAGTGCTCGGGCAAAACGGCGGCGTGGCCAACACCAATATCCTCAGCCACGCCGGCCGCCTGCTGGCGCTGGAAGAAGCCGACCTGCCGGTGGAGCTGGACGCCCAGACCCTGGCCACGCGCGGCGATGTCGACTACGGCGGCAAGCTCACTGGCGCGATGACCGCGCACCCCAAGGTGGACCCGGTGACCGGCGAGATGGTGTTCTTCGCTTACTCGACCGATGGCCCCTTCACTCCCGGCATGCGCTACGGCGTGGTGGATCGCAACGGGCAGCTGCAGCGCCTTGAACACTTCGAAGCGCCGTTTCCCAGCATGGTCCACGATTTCCTGGTCACGCAGAAGCATGTGCTGTTTCCCATCCTGCCGCTGGCCGGCAGCATGGAGCGCGCCATGCGCGGCGAGCCGGCTTACGTGTGGGAGCCGCAAAAGGGCTCGCACATCGGCATCATGCCGCGCAATGGCGGCACCGCGCAGATGCGCTGGTTCCGCGGCGAGGCCTGCTACGTATTTCACGTGATGAATGCCTGGGACGCCGGCAACAAGGTCATCGCCGACGTGATGCAGTATGAATCCTCCCCCATCTTCAATCCCGACGGCAACGGCACCGGCGCGCGGCTGTGCCGCTGGACCTTCGACATGGCCGGCAAGTCGGACACGTTCACGCGCGAATACCTGGACGACACGGCGGGCGAGTTCCCGCGCTTCGACGAGCGCTTCTCCACGCTGCCTTATCACCATGGCTACTACGCGTTCCGCCAGTACGAGAGCAGCGTGCGCGGCAGCTACGACAGCCTGGCCCACCTGGACCTGCGCAGCGGCAAGCGCGCCACCTACCAGTTGCCCGAGGGCGATGCCTTCTCCGAGCCGGTGTTTGTGCCGCGCGCGGCCGACAGTGCCGAAGGCGATGGCTGGCTGCTGGCTACCGTCTACCGGGGCGCGCAGGCGCGCAGCGACCTGGTCGTGCTGGATGCCAGCGCGGTTGCCGATGGGCCGGTTGCCACGGTACAGCTTTCGCACCGCGTGCCGTTCGGCTTTCATGGCAACTGGTGCGGCGCGGACTGA
- a CDS encoding LysR family transcriptional regulator: MKTIEWKDWEIFCRVVEGASFTKGADLADVPKSSASAAVSRLEVQLGVRLFERTTRRVRVTERGQQLYDRVAPLFNELREISAEAVSVSEQVSGTLRISTPYEVGSLHISPILTQLLRLHPELRVQVDVSWEQPDLVGQGYDLAFVTTTTGLHDSSFASKRVVRIERGFFAAPALIRARGLPRTPQELAGWPLLGDAEDRRWEFLRDDVEVASMAVEPRMRTQSAEIRLKAATDGLGVARLSPRYAQDELEQGRLVRVLPAYSSSPLKVFVLMPARKLMPASVRAFLDVLERTLGATNQQGAVGVGITG, from the coding sequence ATGAAGACGATCGAATGGAAGGACTGGGAAATTTTCTGCCGGGTGGTGGAGGGCGCCAGTTTCACCAAGGGGGCGGATCTGGCCGACGTGCCGAAGTCATCCGCCAGCGCGGCGGTGTCGCGGCTGGAGGTGCAGCTGGGCGTGCGCCTGTTCGAGCGCACCACGCGCCGCGTGCGGGTGACCGAGCGGGGCCAGCAACTCTACGACCGGGTTGCGCCCCTGTTTAACGAGCTGCGCGAAATCAGCGCCGAGGCAGTGTCGGTCAGCGAGCAAGTCAGCGGAACGCTGCGCATTTCCACACCCTACGAGGTTGGCTCCCTGCATATCTCGCCCATCCTCACACAACTGCTGCGGCTGCATCCAGAGCTGCGCGTGCAGGTCGATGTGAGCTGGGAGCAGCCCGACCTGGTCGGGCAAGGCTACGACCTGGCCTTTGTGACGACGACCACCGGCCTGCACGACAGCTCCTTTGCCAGCAAGCGGGTAGTGCGCATCGAGCGCGGCTTTTTTGCCGCGCCAGCGCTGATCCGCGCGCGGGGCCTGCCGCGCACGCCACAGGAGCTGGCCGGCTGGCCCCTGCTGGGCGACGCCGAGGACCGGCGCTGGGAGTTCCTGCGCGACGATGTGGAGGTGGCCAGCATGGCGGTGGAGCCGCGCATGCGCACGCAGAGTGCGGAGATCCGCCTGAAAGCCGCCACCGATGGCCTTGGCGTGGCCCGCCTGTCGCCGCGCTACGCGCAGGATGAACTGGAGCAGGGGCGCCTTGTGCGGGTGCTGCCGGCGTATTCGTCGTCGCCGCTGAAGGTGTTTGTGCTGATGCCCGCGCGCAAGCTGATGCCGGCCAGCGTCAGGGCATTTCTCGATGTGCTGGAGCGCACCCTGGGCGCCACGAATCAGCAAGGCGCGGTTGGCGTGGGGATCACCGGCTGA
- a CDS encoding cytochrome P450, translating into MPMPSDPLCAVTHPDPAPYYRTLAAQRPFYRDEALGLWVAAGAAEVQAVLTHPACRVRPPAQAVPPALAGSPAGALFGGLIRMNDGDWHAPLKGVLRKHMACLALAGMGARVSALAQDLPFDAVRPGAAVNHWMFTLPVLAVADALGLPVTGKPCVADHVAAFARAMSPLASAQEIAAGSEAATWLQAWMRTSLSSAPPLDALVQEALAAGVAREIIATNAIGLLIQACEATAGLVGNMLLCLGRDTSHGRELPALDCVAARVLREHPPVQNTRRFLAADVRLCGAQLKTGDAVLVVLAAASLEQSEAATPAPWTFGRGRHACPGDALASTVAQAVVAALLARGADPAPLARAFRYRPSVNARIPHFL; encoded by the coding sequence ATGCCGATGCCGTCCGACCCGCTTTGCGCCGTGACACACCCCGATCCAGCGCCGTACTACCGTACCCTTGCCGCGCAGCGTCCGTTCTATCGCGACGAAGCGCTCGGGCTATGGGTTGCCGCCGGCGCGGCCGAGGTGCAGGCCGTGCTGACCCATCCCGCTTGCCGTGTGCGGCCGCCCGCGCAAGCCGTGCCGCCAGCGCTCGCGGGCAGCCCGGCCGGCGCGCTGTTTGGCGGCCTGATCCGCATGAACGATGGGGACTGGCATGCGCCGCTAAAGGGCGTGCTGCGCAAACACATGGCGTGCCTGGCGCTTGCCGGCATGGGGGCGAGGGTGTCGGCGCTGGCGCAGGATCTGCCGTTTGACGCCGTCCGGCCCGGTGCCGCCGTGAACCACTGGATGTTCACCTTGCCGGTGCTGGCGGTAGCCGATGCACTTGGATTGCCGGTGACCGGTAAGCCATGCGTAGCGGACCATGTGGCAGCCTTCGCGCGGGCCATGTCGCCGCTGGCGAGTGCGCAGGAGATTGCCGCGGGGAGCGAGGCCGCCACATGGCTCCAGGCCTGGATGCGCACGAGCCTGTCATCCGCGCCGCCGCTGGACGCACTGGTGCAGGAAGCGCTGGCGGCCGGCGTGGCGCGGGAGATCATCGCAACCAATGCGATCGGCCTGCTGATCCAGGCATGCGAGGCCACCGCCGGCCTGGTCGGCAACATGCTGCTGTGCCTGGGCCGGGATACGTCCCATGGGCGAGAGCTGCCCGCGTTGGACTGCGTGGCCGCACGCGTGCTGCGGGAGCATCCGCCGGTGCAAAACACCCGGCGCTTCCTGGCGGCCGATGTTCGCCTGTGTGGAGCGCAACTGAAAACGGGCGATGCGGTGCTGGTCGTGCTGGCGGCAGCCTCGCTCGAACAGAGCGAGGCTGCGACGCCCGCGCCCTGGACCTTCGGGCGCGGCCGCCATGCATGTCCCGGCGACGCGCTGGCGTCTACGGTGGCGCAGGCCGTGGTGGCCGCGCTGCTGGCGCGTGGCGCGGATCCGGCGCCACTGGCGCGCGCGTTCCGCTATCGGCCATCGGTCAACGCGCGCATTCCGCATTTTCTGTGA
- a CDS encoding ArsR/SmtB family transcription factor, translating to MEYAPSISQMAGLLADPGRAAMLWALMDGSARPAGELAAIAGLSASSTSGHLARLSEGGLLAVQTRGRNRYYRLATPEIGVAIEALASASLASQPPRVRAVPASRTAPAALRQARTCYDHLAGELAVSLFERMSHANWIVVDGTAVDLTDSGSAGMVQLGVDLDLARRKRRQFACTCPDWSERKPHLGGALGAALLDNMMANSWIEPTTTSRALRVTPRGQREILRIAG from the coding sequence ATGGAATACGCTCCCAGCATCAGCCAGATGGCCGGCCTGCTTGCCGACCCGGGACGCGCCGCCATGTTGTGGGCGCTGATGGACGGCAGCGCCCGCCCGGCCGGCGAGCTTGCGGCCATCGCCGGCTTGTCGGCATCGTCCACCAGCGGTCACCTGGCGCGGCTCAGTGAGGGTGGCCTGCTCGCCGTGCAGACGCGCGGGCGCAATCGCTACTACCGGCTCGCCACGCCGGAGATCGGTGTCGCCATCGAGGCGCTCGCCAGTGCGTCGCTGGCCAGCCAGCCGCCGCGCGTGCGCGCGGTGCCCGCGTCGCGTACCGCGCCGGCGGCCTTGCGCCAGGCGCGCACCTGCTACGACCACCTGGCGGGCGAGTTGGCGGTTTCCCTGTTCGAGCGCATGTCGCATGCCAACTGGATCGTGGTGGACGGCACGGCAGTGGACCTCACCGACAGCGGCAGTGCGGGCATGGTGCAGCTTGGCGTGGACCTGGATCTCGCGCGCCGCAAGCGGCGGCAGTTTGCCTGCACCTGCCCCGACTGGAGCGAGCGCAAGCCGCACCTTGGCGGCGCGCTTGGCGCGGCGCTGCTCGATAACATGATGGCCAACAGCTGGATCGAGCCCACGACCACATCGCGCGCGCTGCGCGTGACGCCGCGCGGGCAACGCGAGATCCTGCGCATTGCCGGCTGA
- a CDS encoding 2Fe-2S iron-sulfur cluster-binding protein, which yields MSHDITTAPVAPAAFVARLEPQGSTFPALPTQTLLEAALQAGLKFPSSCRNGTCRTCLCRLAAGRIGYRIEWPGVSYDERDEGFILPCVAYPESDVVIEAPQSR from the coding sequence ATGAGCCACGACATCACCACAGCCCCGGTGGCCCCGGCAGCGTTTGTCGCCCGCCTGGAGCCGCAGGGCAGCACCTTTCCCGCCCTGCCCACGCAGACGCTGCTCGAAGCCGCGTTGCAGGCCGGCCTGAAATTCCCAAGCTCCTGCCGCAACGGCACCTGCCGCACCTGCCTGTGCCGGCTGGCCGCCGGGCGCATCGGCTACCGCATCGAGTGGCCGGGCGTGAGCTACGACGAGCGCGACGAGGGGTTCATCCTGCCCTGCGTGGCGTATCCCGAGAGCGATGTGGTAATCGAAGCGCCGCAATCGCGCTAG
- a CDS encoding MarR family winged helix-turn-helix transcriptional regulator — MTSIVLSVFQLNGRLLAWGDSFVAPQGLTSARWQMLGALALAGKSLTAPQIAANMGVTRQGALKQLNLLADEGFIEARPNPMHKRSPLYVLTERGQRTYRTVDRQWREHAAKLAAAFSAADLEAAARVIEGLAAMHAEVDAEVDAGA, encoded by the coding sequence TTGACCAGCATCGTCCTGTCGGTGTTTCAGCTCAACGGCCGGCTCCTGGCCTGGGGCGACAGCTTCGTGGCCCCGCAGGGATTGACGAGCGCGCGCTGGCAAATGCTCGGCGCGCTTGCGCTTGCCGGCAAATCACTGACCGCACCGCAGATCGCGGCCAATATGGGCGTAACCCGGCAAGGCGCACTGAAGCAACTCAATCTGCTTGCCGACGAGGGCTTCATCGAAGCGCGTCCCAACCCCATGCACAAGCGCTCGCCGCTATACGTGCTCACCGAACGCGGCCAACGCACCTACCGCACAGTGGACCGGCAGTGGCGGGAGCACGCGGCAAAGCTTGCTGCCGCATTCAGCGCGGCCGACCTGGAGGCCGCCGCCAGAGTGATCGAGGGACTTGCTGCGATGCATGCCGAGGTCGACGCCGAAGTGGACGCCGGCGCATAG
- a CDS encoding antibiotic biosynthesis monooxygenase family protein, with translation MIAVIFEVEPAEGRKDTYMQIAAQLRPTLEAIDGFISVERFQSLTNPGKLLSLSFFRDEAAVMAWRNTEAHRLAQSAGRGGVFAGYRLRVAQVLRDYGLHERDEAPADSRAVHAPIAASASPAQ, from the coding sequence ATGATTGCAGTCATCTTCGAAGTCGAGCCGGCCGAGGGCCGCAAGGACACGTACATGCAGATCGCCGCGCAACTGCGGCCCACGCTGGAGGCCATCGACGGCTTTATCTCGGTGGAGCGCTTCCAGAGCCTGACCAATCCGGGCAAGCTGCTGTCGCTCTCGTTCTTCCGCGACGAGGCCGCGGTCATGGCGTGGCGCAATACCGAGGCGCACCGGCTGGCGCAGTCGGCCGGGCGGGGCGGCGTGTTCGCGGGCTATCGGCTGCGCGTGGCGCAGGTGCTGCGCGACTACGGCCTGCATGAACGCGACGAGGCGCCGGCGGACAGCCGCGCCGTGCACGCACCTATCGCGGCGTCCGCGTCGCCGGCACAGTGA
- a CDS encoding TetR/AcrR family transcriptional regulator translates to MARNLTQEEIDAFKARLCAVAERRFVEGGVASVSMRQLAEELGCSPMTPYRYFKDKDDILATVRTAAFDRFAAALEAAGASVAEPRERARAVGEAYLAFAFAEPNAYRLMFDMTQPDDDRYPDLERAGSRARRTMSAHLETMAQRGLIHGDPQVLSYVIWASIHGLVMLRLAGKLPGDPDFRVIHAEMLRLLAAGMRAPMPDASLEAGHEADRKAVSEPVPPATPTPIRQQRKRSSQ, encoded by the coding sequence ATGGCAAGAAACCTCACCCAGGAAGAGATCGACGCGTTCAAGGCCCGCCTGTGCGCGGTAGCGGAGCGGCGCTTCGTCGAAGGCGGCGTCGCCAGCGTGAGCATGCGCCAGCTCGCCGAGGAACTGGGCTGCAGCCCGATGACGCCCTACCGTTACTTCAAGGACAAGGACGACATCCTGGCGACGGTGCGCACCGCCGCGTTCGACCGTTTCGCCGCCGCCCTTGAAGCCGCAGGCGCCAGCGTTGCCGAGCCGCGCGAACGCGCGCGCGCGGTGGGCGAGGCCTATCTCGCCTTTGCCTTTGCCGAGCCCAATGCCTACCGGCTGATGTTCGACATGACCCAGCCGGACGACGACCGCTACCCCGACCTGGAGCGCGCCGGCTCGCGTGCGCGCCGCACCATGAGCGCGCATCTGGAGACCATGGCGCAGCGCGGCCTGATCCATGGCGACCCGCAGGTGCTGAGCTATGTGATCTGGGCCTCGATCCACGGGCTGGTGATGCTGCGCCTGGCCGGCAAGCTGCCCGGCGACCCCGACTTCCGCGTCATCCACGCGGAGATGTTGCGGCTGCTGGCTGCCGGCATGCGCGCGCCCATGCCCGACGCCAGCTTGGAAGCAGGTCATGAAGCAGATCGCAAAGCCGTTAGCGAACCCGTCCCCCCAGCTACGCCAACGCCAATCCGGCAGCAGCGCAAAAGGAGCTCCCAATGA
- a CDS encoding TnsD family Tn7-like transposition protein, giving the protein MSDTIAAKTMPRVSDPGKIFISCKCGFSGHVRAEFAGKPISMGDVARVSRYGEPWMREYARLRRQGNLASEIAVMMGVTQSNLVYWDRLLKSEANALSPEERAALRSAWLAVLEEIAPQHPKEALQNSRSLYDRIFAGDRSWLQETMAAYRKKHNHPLRMMADWKARDEEYPEELVAAASRLLRMGRVRALTTTGLLKEAGISQSVLRCYARLLPNTIATLSRLTEGNVWKPLRQVAAVH; this is encoded by the coding sequence ATGTCGGATACTATCGCGGCGAAGACCATGCCACGCGTGTCTGATCCTGGAAAGATCTTCATCTCATGCAAATGCGGATTTTCCGGACACGTGAGGGCTGAGTTTGCTGGTAAGCCCATCTCGATGGGCGATGTAGCCAGGGTGTCTAGATATGGTGAACCTTGGATGCGCGAGTACGCCAGGCTTCGCCGTCAGGGTAATCTGGCCTCCGAGATTGCGGTAATGATGGGCGTCACGCAATCCAACTTGGTCTACTGGGATAGGCTGCTGAAGTCTGAAGCGAACGCTCTAAGTCCGGAGGAACGAGCGGCCCTGCGGAGCGCGTGGCTTGCCGTTCTGGAGGAGATCGCGCCTCAGCATCCCAAAGAAGCCTTGCAAAATAGCCGCTCGCTGTATGACCGTATATTTGCTGGGGATCGTTCATGGTTGCAGGAAACCATGGCTGCGTACCGTAAAAAGCACAATCATCCGCTAAGAATGATGGCCGATTGGAAAGCTCGGGACGAAGAGTATCCCGAGGAACTGGTGGCTGCCGCTTCACGTTTGCTCAGGATGGGAAGGGTGCGAGCGTTGACAACGACCGGGTTGCTAAAGGAAGCAGGTATCAGTCAGAGCGTCCTGCGGTGCTATGCCAGACTGTTGCCGAACACTATTGCCACCCTGTCACGTCTGACGGAAGGCAACGTGTGGAAGCCGCTGCGACAGGTCGCCGCTGTTCACTAA
- a CDS encoding LysR family transcriptional regulator — protein sequence MRFLELVAEHGSLSTAAEQLALSQPAATKMLQDLEAAFGAELVARNTRGAALAPAGLVALDRLRIALSALAAAAQSMEEAPPIPVVRLGVLPLVGVVALPKLLAAITERPDSPRLVVHESTVAGLLAMLSSGDLDCMVGRVGPDLEEPATSELLVTPLWDERLAIACALDHPVGRKRMVGLAELRELDWVVAPRGAHTRQVFEEPFLSAGILPPRAKVESFSFHTNLCVVTNSRLLTVAPESAVRHYAQLGMVCSVRHGISFPAGRTVFIMRKDMAASPSVMQIREDLISLMSSHSEY from the coding sequence TTGCGCTTCCTCGAACTGGTGGCGGAGCACGGATCTCTGTCGACGGCAGCCGAGCAACTGGCGCTTAGCCAGCCGGCAGCCACCAAGATGCTGCAAGACCTGGAGGCCGCTTTCGGTGCAGAACTGGTCGCACGCAACACGCGCGGCGCGGCGCTGGCCCCCGCAGGGCTAGTGGCGCTGGACCGCTTGCGCATCGCGCTCAGTGCGCTTGCGGCAGCGGCGCAGTCGATGGAAGAAGCGCCGCCGATACCAGTAGTGCGGCTGGGCGTGCTGCCGCTCGTCGGCGTGGTTGCGCTGCCGAAGCTGCTGGCGGCTATTACCGAACGGCCCGACAGCCCAAGGCTTGTCGTGCATGAGTCCACCGTGGCTGGGCTGCTCGCGATGCTCAGCAGTGGCGACCTCGACTGCATGGTCGGCCGGGTTGGGCCCGATCTGGAAGAGCCTGCGACGAGCGAATTGTTGGTGACGCCACTATGGGACGAGCGCCTTGCTATTGCTTGCGCACTAGACCACCCGGTGGGCCGCAAGCGTATGGTCGGGTTGGCTGAACTACGCGAACTGGACTGGGTGGTAGCGCCACGTGGCGCGCACACGCGCCAGGTGTTTGAGGAGCCCTTCCTGTCGGCCGGCATCTTGCCACCACGTGCCAAGGTCGAATCGTTCTCCTTCCACACCAACTTGTGCGTGGTGACGAATAGCAGGCTGCTTACCGTGGCCCCGGAAAGTGCGGTACGGCACTACGCGCAGCTAGGCATGGTGTGTTCGGTGCGCCACGGAATCTCGTTCCCGGCGGGGCGCACTGTGTTTATCATGCGGAAAGACATGGCGGCTTCGCCAAGCGTGATGCAAATTCGGGAGGATCTCATCAGCCTGATGAGCAGCCACTCCGAGTACTGA
- a CDS encoding alpha/beta hydrolase family esterase, producing the protein MTRRNRSGTKLWNTLSKIATRNVRRAQRTVTKSAIRSAVKQGEAMSKAAQRVLTGVASPVPTPVSRGGGRWEEGSWGLGPLVQRRYRLFIPPGVSASRPAPLLVLLHGCGQDTASFAACTRAATLARSAGCVVLMPEQSSQANAQRCWNWFRSAARVVAEASLLMSIVEHVCQQQPVRRERVFALGLSAGGAMAVILGLRYPDRFVAVGSHSGAVPLSASNAAQAARVMHGKGEPDVDAARFQLAGRRPPPLLLLHGDADHVVHFDNALASAALWQQLLPQPPVLAKPRRVQRGQRRPYSIFPWSSEGEPYIRLVRIEGLGHAWSGGPSSQAFADPSGPDALRIAWQFFMQCLAARQRAAPRRVRKVAA; encoded by the coding sequence ATGACACGACGCAATCGCAGCGGCACCAAGCTCTGGAATACCCTGAGCAAGATCGCCACCCGCAACGTCCGGCGTGCGCAGCGCACGGTCACGAAGTCCGCGATCCGCTCGGCGGTCAAGCAGGGCGAGGCGATGAGCAAGGCGGCGCAGCGCGTGCTGACCGGCGTTGCCTCGCCGGTGCCAACGCCGGTCAGCCGTGGCGGTGGACGCTGGGAGGAGGGCAGCTGGGGCCTGGGTCCGCTCGTGCAGCGCCGTTACCGGCTGTTTATCCCACCGGGCGTGAGCGCGTCGCGCCCCGCGCCCTTGCTGGTGTTGCTGCACGGCTGTGGCCAGGATACCGCCAGCTTTGCGGCTTGCACCCGCGCGGCTACGCTGGCGCGCAGCGCGGGCTGCGTGGTGCTGATGCCGGAGCAATCGTCGCAAGCCAACGCCCAGCGCTGCTGGAACTGGTTCCGCTCCGCGGCGCGCGTGGTAGCCGAGGCCAGCCTGTTGATGTCGATTGTCGAGCATGTCTGCCAGCAGCAACCGGTTCGCCGCGAACGCGTCTTCGCGCTTGGCTTGTCGGCGGGCGGGGCCATGGCGGTGATTCTGGGGCTGCGCTACCCGGACCGCTTTGTCGCGGTCGGCTCGCATTCCGGCGCGGTGCCGCTCAGCGCGTCCAACGCCGCGCAGGCGGCGCGCGTGATGCACGGCAAGGGCGAGCCGGACGTGGATGCGGCGCGGTTTCAACTAGCCGGGCGCCGCCCGCCGCCGTTGTTGCTGCTGCACGGCGATGCCGATCATGTGGTGCACTTCGATAACGCGCTGGCCAGCGCCGCGCTCTGGCAGCAACTGCTGCCGCAGCCGCCCGTGCTGGCAAAGCCGCGCCGGGTCCAGCGCGGGCAGCGCCGTCCCTACAGCATCTTTCCCTGGTCGAGCGAGGGCGAGCCCTACATCCGGCTGGTGCGCATCGAAGGGCTGGGGCACGCGTGGAGCGGCGGCCCGTCCAGCCAGGCCTTTGCCGATCCGAGCGGCCCGGATGCATTGCGGATCGCGTGGCAGTTCTTCATGCAGTGCCTGGCGGCGCGCCAGCGTGCCGCGCCGAGGCGGGTGCGCAAGGTGGCCGCCTGA
- a CDS encoding sulfite exporter TauE/SafE family protein has protein sequence MESIFLNGQTTLIGFTFLLAGLVKGVVGLGLPTVAVGLLGLAMPPAQAAALLVAPSMVTNVVQLYTGPRLGELARRMWPLLAAICVGTWLAAALLPPSLMVHATAWLGAALVLYAVLGLVAFHPKVPPAAEGWLAPLIGVVTGAITAVTGVFVIPAVPYIQGLGLDRETLVQALGLSFTVSTIALAVSLAMHGALLHTPVLGASLLALVPALAGMFIGQWLRHRISAARFRKLFFCGLLLLGTELALRGLF, from the coding sequence ATGGAATCGATTTTCCTGAATGGGCAGACCACGCTGATCGGCTTTACCTTCTTGCTTGCCGGGCTGGTCAAGGGCGTGGTGGGGCTTGGGCTGCCTACCGTGGCGGTAGGGCTGTTGGGGCTGGCGATGCCGCCGGCGCAGGCCGCGGCGCTGCTGGTCGCGCCTTCCATGGTCACCAACGTCGTGCAGCTCTACACCGGGCCGCGGCTTGGCGAGCTGGCACGGCGGATGTGGCCCTTGCTGGCCGCGATCTGCGTGGGCACGTGGCTGGCCGCCGCGCTGCTGCCGCCTAGCCTGATGGTGCATGCCACCGCATGGCTGGGCGCGGCGCTGGTGCTGTACGCGGTGCTGGGGCTGGTCGCTTTCCACCCCAAGGTGCCGCCGGCGGCCGAGGGCTGGCTGGCGCCGCTGATCGGTGTGGTCACCGGCGCGATCACGGCGGTCACGGGCGTGTTCGTGATTCCGGCCGTGCCGTATATCCAGGGGCTGGGCCTGGACCGCGAGACGCTGGTGCAGGCGCTTGGCTTGTCGTTCACGGTGTCCACCATCGCGCTCGCGGTGAGCCTGGCGATGCATGGCGCGCTGTTGCACACGCCGGTGCTGGGGGCGTCGCTGCTGGCGCTGGTGCCGGCGCTGGCCGGCATGTTCATCGGCCAGTGGCTGCGCCATCGCATCAGCGCGGCGCGTTTTCGCAAGCTGTTTTTTTGCGGGCTGCTGCTGCTCGGGACCGAGCTGGCGCTGCGCGGGTTGTTCTGA
- a CDS encoding IMPACT family protein, whose translation MPTYTLASPVQSDLEIRKSRFIGFALPVPDRAAAMAEVARLRADHATATHVCWALLAGGQSGMSDDGEPSGTAGRPMLEVLRHHELEGVLAAVVRYYGGVKLGAGGLVRAYTDAIAVALKDAQRIERIAYAELVAEVDYADEARVRRWIEQESHVLAHAEHGAAARLTIRLPASLLAPARAALRDATHGRARFPAADEGQAPS comes from the coding sequence GTGCCGACCTACACCCTCGCTTCTCCCGTCCAGTCAGACCTGGAAATCCGCAAGAGCCGCTTCATCGGCTTTGCATTACCCGTGCCAGACCGCGCCGCGGCCATGGCCGAAGTGGCGCGCCTGCGCGCCGACCACGCCACCGCCACCCATGTCTGCTGGGCGCTGCTTGCGGGGGGCCAGTCGGGCATGTCTGACGACGGCGAGCCATCCGGGACCGCAGGCCGGCCCATGCTGGAAGTGCTGCGCCACCATGAGCTGGAAGGCGTGCTGGCGGCGGTGGTGCGTTATTACGGCGGCGTCAAGCTGGGGGCGGGCGGGCTGGTACGCGCCTATACGGACGCGATTGCCGTGGCGCTCAAGGATGCACAGCGCATCGAGCGCATCGCCTATGCGGAGCTGGTGGCGGAGGTGGACTACGCCGACGAAGCCCGCGTGCGCCGCTGGATCGAGCAGGAGAGCCACGTGCTGGCGCATGCCGAACACGGCGCGGCCGCCCGGCTGACCATCCGGCTGCCGGCCAGCCTGCTGGCACCGGCCCGGGCCGCGCTGCGCGACGCCACCCATGGCCGAGCGCGCTTTCCCGCAGCCGACGAGGGGCAAGCACCGTCATGA